The following are from one region of the Hypanus sabinus isolate sHypSab1 chromosome 14, sHypSab1.hap1, whole genome shotgun sequence genome:
- the LOC132404398 gene encoding general transcription factor II-I repeat domain-containing protein 2-like, whose amino-acid sequence MVDMTAHLNTLNTALQGKGRTALHMLEDVLAFERKLTVLARDLQKGTLSHFPNLREFKQGHDMIISEYLHSAIIAMQTSFGKRFCEFREEKNTLSFPVTPLSIDPSLLNTTALAGVSQPDLEMELADIADKDIWVSKFRRLTADLEDVARQKAVLAQNHKWSDIENLPKPDKLVFETWNAMPDIYVNMKKYALGVLSIFGSTYVCEQVFSNMNFIKNKHRGRLTDDSLRSCVKMKVTSYSPDVQTLCAEVQEQKSH is encoded by the coding sequence atggtagacatgacagcgcacctgaacacgctgaacacagctcttcaggggaaaggacgcacagccctgcacatgttggaggatgttttggcatttgaacgcaagttgacagtgcttgccagagatttacagaaaggcacattgtctcacttccccaatttgagagagttcaaacaaggtcacgacatgataatttcggagtatttacattctgcaatcatcgcaatgcaaacatcgtttgggaaacgcttctgtgagttcagagaggaaaaaaacacattatccttcccggtcactcccttaagcatcgatccttccctactgaatacgactgcattggcaggtgtgagtcaacctgatcttgagatggaactggccgacatagccgacaaagacatatgggtgtccaagtttagacgcttgacagcagaccttgaagatgttgcccgtcagaaggccgttcttgctcagaatcacaaatggagtgatattgaaaaccttccaaaaccggacaaacttgtgttcgaaacatggaatgctatgcccgacatttatgtaaacatgaaaaagtatgcgcttggagtcctgtcgatctttggatccacatatgtatgtgagcaggtgttctccaacatgaactttattaaaaacaaacatcgcggacgcctcacagatgacagcttgcgatcctgtgtaaagatgaaggtgacgtcatacagccctgatgtgcagacgctgtgcgctgaggtccaggagcagaaatcccattaa